Proteins from a genomic interval of Kitasatospora kifunensis:
- the rplB gene encoding 50S ribosomal protein L2, translating to MGIRKYKPTTPGRRGSSVADFVEITRSTPEKSLVRPLHSKGGRNNAGRITARHQGGGHKRAYRVIDFRRHDKDGVPAKVAHIEYDPNRTARIALLHYADGEKRYIIAPRGINQGDRIENGPTADIKPGNNLPLRNIPVGTTIHAVELRPGGGAKMARSAGSGIQLLAREGRMAHLRMPSGEIRLVDVRCRATVGEVGNAEQSNINWGKAGRMRWKGVRPTVRGVAMNPIDHPHGGGEGKTSGGRHPVSPWGQKEGRTRKPGKASDALIVRRRKTNKKR from the coding sequence ATGGGCATCCGCAAGTACAAGCCGACTACGCCGGGCCGTCGTGGCTCCAGCGTGGCCGACTTCGTAGAGATCACGCGGTCCACGCCGGAGAAGTCGCTGGTTCGCCCCCTGCACAGCAAGGGCGGCCGTAACAACGCCGGTCGTATCACCGCTCGCCACCAGGGTGGCGGACACAAGCGCGCCTACCGCGTGATCGACTTCCGTCGTCACGACAAGGACGGCGTGCCGGCCAAGGTCGCTCACATCGAGTACGACCCGAACCGCACCGCGCGCATCGCGCTTCTGCACTACGCGGACGGCGAGAAGCGCTACATCATCGCCCCGCGTGGCATCAACCAGGGTGACCGGATTGAGAACGGCCCGACGGCCGACATCAAGCCGGGCAACAACCTGCCGCTGCGCAACATCCCGGTCGGTACCACCATCCACGCGGTGGAGCTGCGTCCCGGCGGCGGTGCCAAGATGGCCCGCTCCGCGGGTTCCGGCATCCAGCTGCTCGCCCGTGAGGGTCGCATGGCGCACCTGCGCATGCCCTCCGGTGAGATCCGCCTGGTGGACGTGCGCTGCCGCGCGACCGTCGGCGAGGTCGGCAACGCCGAGCAGTCGAACATCAACTGGGGCAAGGCCGGCCGTATGCGCTGGAAGGGCGTTCGCCCGACCGTGCGTGGTGTGGCCATGAACCCGATCGACCACCCGCACGGTGGTGGTGAGGGTAAGACCTCCGGTGGTCGCCACCCGGTTTCGCCGTGGGGCCAGAAGGAGGGTCGTACCCGTAAGCCCGGCAAGGCTTCGGACGCCCTCATCGTGCGCCGCCGCAAGACCAACAAGAAGCGCTAG
- the rpsS gene encoding 30S ribosomal protein S19 — protein MPRSLKKGPFIDGHLIKKVDAQNEAGTQNVIKTWSRRSVISPSMLGHTIAVHDGRKHVPVFVTESMVGHKLGEFAPTRTFRGHVKDDRKSKRR, from the coding sequence ATGCCGCGCAGTCTCAAGAAGGGCCCCTTCATCGACGGCCACCTCATCAAGAAGGTGGACGCTCAGAATGAAGCCGGTACCCAGAACGTCATCAAGACCTGGTCCCGCCGCTCCGTGATCAGCCCGAGCATGCTCGGTCACACGATCGCGGTTCACGATGGTCGTAAGCACGTCCCGGTGTTCGTCACCGAGTCGATGGTCGGCCACAAGCTCGGCGAGTTCGCGCCGACGCGTACGTTCCGCGGTCACGTCAAGGACGACCGCAAGTCGAAGCGTCGCTAG
- the rplV gene encoding 50S ribosomal protein L22, which yields MEARAQARYIRVTPMKARRVVDLIRGLNATEAQAVLRFAPQAATVPVGKVLNSAIANAVHNYNHNNVDDLVISEAYVDEGPTLKRFRPRAQGRAYRIRKRTSHITVVVSSKEGTR from the coding sequence ATGGAAGCCAGGGCCCAGGCGCGGTACATCCGCGTCACGCCCATGAAGGCCCGCCGAGTGGTGGACCTCATCCGTGGCCTGAACGCCACGGAGGCCCAGGCGGTCCTGCGTTTCGCTCCGCAGGCCGCGACTGTGCCGGTCGGCAAGGTGCTCAACAGCGCCATCGCCAACGCCGTGCACAACTACAACCACAACAACGTGGACGACCTCGTCATCAGCGAGGCGTACGTTGACGAGGGTCCGACCCTGAAGCGGTTCCGTCCGCGTGCCCAGGGCCGTGCCTACCGGATCCGCAAGCGGACCAGCCACATCACCGTGGTCGTCAGCAGCAAGGAAGGGACCCGGTAA
- the rpsC gene encoding 30S ribosomal protein S3: protein MGQKVNPHGFRLGISTDFKSRWYADKLYKDYVKEDVAIRRMMTKGMERAGISKVEIERTRDRVRVDIHTARPGIVIGRRGTEADRIRGDLEKLTGKQVQLNILEVKNPELDAQLVAQGVAEQLSSRVSFRRAMRKSMQGTMKSGAKGIKVQCSGRLGGAEMSRSEFYREGRVPLHTLRANVDYGFFEAKTTFGRIGVKVWIYKGDVKNIAEVRAENAAARSGNRPARNDARPARGGERGGRGGERGGARGGRRPANTEAPAAPVSEAPAAESTGTEA from the coding sequence ATGGGCCAGAAGGTTAACCCGCACGGGTTCCGCCTCGGCATCAGCACGGACTTCAAGTCCCGTTGGTACGCCGACAAGCTGTACAAGGACTACGTCAAGGAAGACGTCGCCATTCGTCGCATGATGACGAAGGGCATGGAGCGGGCCGGCATCTCGAAGGTTGAGATCGAGCGCACCCGCGACCGCGTCCGCGTTGACATCCACACCGCTCGCCCCGGCATCGTCATCGGTCGCCGTGGCACCGAGGCCGACCGCATCCGCGGCGACCTCGAGAAGCTGACCGGCAAGCAGGTCCAGCTGAACATCCTCGAGGTCAAGAACCCCGAGCTGGACGCCCAGCTCGTGGCTCAGGGCGTCGCGGAGCAGCTGTCCTCCCGCGTGTCGTTCCGCCGTGCCATGCGCAAGTCGATGCAGGGCACCATGAAGTCCGGCGCCAAGGGCATCAAGGTCCAGTGCTCCGGTCGTCTCGGCGGCGCCGAGATGAGCCGTTCGGAGTTCTACCGCGAGGGTCGTGTGCCGCTGCACACGCTGCGCGCGAACGTCGACTACGGCTTCTTCGAGGCCAAGACGACCTTCGGCCGTATCGGCGTGAAGGTCTGGATCTACAAGGGCGACGTCAAGAACATCGCCGAGGTCCGCGCTGAGAACGCTGCCGCCCGCTCGGGCAACCGTCCGGCCCGCAACGACGCCCGCCCCGCGCGTGGCGGCGAGCGCGGTGGCCGTGGCGGCGAGCGTGGTGGCGCCCGTGGCGGTCGTCGTCCCGCGAACACCGAGGCCCCCGCGGCCCCGGTGAGCGAGGCGCCGGCTGCTGAGAGCACCGGAACGGAGGCCTGA
- the rplP gene encoding 50S ribosomal protein L16, producing the protein MLIPRRVKHRKQHHPKRRGAAKGGTEITFGEYGIQAVSPAYVTNRQIESARIAITRHIKRGGKVWINIYPDRPLTKKPAETRMGSGKGSPEWWIANVHPGRIMFELSYPNEKVAREALTRAAHKLPMKCRIVRREAGES; encoded by the coding sequence ATGCTGATCCCCCGTCGGGTCAAGCACCGCAAGCAGCACCACCCCAAGCGTCGCGGCGCGGCCAAGGGTGGCACCGAGATCACGTTCGGTGAGTACGGCATCCAGGCCGTCTCCCCGGCTTACGTGACGAACCGGCAGATCGAGTCCGCTCGTATCGCCATCACCCGTCACATCAAGCGTGGCGGCAAGGTCTGGATCAACATCTACCCGGACCGCCCGCTCACCAAGAAGCCTGCCGAGACCCGCATGGGTTCCGGTAAGGGTTCGCCGGAGTGGTGGATCGCCAACGTTCACCCGGGACGGATCATGTTCGAGCTGTCCTACCCCAACGAGAAGGTTGCTCGTGAGGCGCTCACCCGCGCTGCTCACAAGCTCCCGATGAAGTGCCGGATTGTCCGGCGCGAGGCAGGTGAGAGCTGA
- the rpmC gene encoding 50S ribosomal protein L29, with the protein MSAGTKAAELRELDNEGLVAKLREAKEELFNLRFQAATGQLDNHGRLRLVRKDIARIYTLMRERELGIETVENA; encoded by the coding sequence ATGTCGGCCGGCACCAAGGCTGCTGAGCTGCGCGAGCTGGACAACGAGGGTCTCGTTGCCAAGCTTCGTGAGGCCAAGGAGGAGCTGTTCAACCTCCGCTTCCAGGCGGCGACCGGACAGCTCGACAACCACGGACGGCTCCGGCTGGTCCGTAAGGACATCGCGCGGATCTACACCCTGATGCGCGAGCGCGAGCTGGGCATCGAGACGGTGGAGAACGCCTGA
- the rpsQ gene encoding 30S ribosomal protein S17: MTENTNETRGFRKTREGLVVSDKMDKTVVVAVEDRVKHALYGKVIRRTNKLKAHDEQNACGIGDRVLLAETRPLSATKRWRVVEILEKAK, encoded by the coding sequence ATGACTGAGAACACCAACGAGACGCGCGGTTTCCGCAAGACCCGTGAGGGTCTCGTCGTCAGCGACAAGATGGACAAGACCGTCGTCGTCGCCGTCGAGGACCGCGTCAAGCACGCTCTGTACGGCAAGGTCATCCGCCGTACGAACAAGCTGAAGGCGCACGACGAGCAGAACGCGTGCGGCATCGGTGACCGGGTCCTGCTCGCGGAGACCCGCCCGCTGTCCGCGACGAAGCGCTGGCGCGTCGTCGAGATCCTCGAGAAGGCCAAGTAA
- the rplN gene encoding 50S ribosomal protein L14 yields MIQQESRLRVADNTGAKEILCIRVLGGSGRRYAGIGDVIVATVKDAIPGGTVKKGDVVKCVIVRTVKSRRRPDGSYIRFDENAAVVLKNTDGDPRGTRIFGPVGRELRDKKFMKIISLAPEVL; encoded by the coding sequence GTGATCCAGCAGGAGTCGCGACTGCGTGTCGCCGACAACACGGGCGCGAAGGAAATCCTTTGCATCCGCGTTCTCGGTGGCTCCGGTCGCCGCTACGCCGGCATCGGGGACGTCATCGTCGCCACCGTCAAGGACGCGATCCCCGGTGGCACCGTGAAGAAGGGCGACGTCGTCAAGTGCGTCATCGTCCGTACCGTGAAGTCGCGCCGTCGTCCCGACGGTTCGTACATCCGGTTCGACGAGAACGCCGCCGTCGTGCTCAAGAACACCGATGGTGACCCTCGCGGCACCCGCATCTTCGGCCCGGTGGGCCGCGAGCTGCGTGACAAGAAGTTCATGAAGATCATCTCGCTTGCGCCGGAGGTGCTCTAA
- the rplX gene encoding 50S ribosomal protein L24 produces the protein MKIKKGDLVQVITGKDRGKQGKVIAAMPTENKVLVEGVNRVKKHTKPGQGTAGGIITVEAPVHVSNVQLVVEKDGKKVVTRVGYRFDDEGNKIRVAKRTGEDI, from the coding sequence ATGAAGATCAAGAAGGGTGACCTGGTTCAGGTCATCACCGGCAAGGACCGCGGTAAGCAGGGCAAGGTCATTGCGGCCATGCCGACTGAGAACAAGGTCCTCGTCGAGGGTGTGAACCGGGTCAAGAAGCACACCAAGCCCGGCCAGGGCACCGCCGGTGGCATCATCACCGTCGAGGCTCCGGTGCACGTTTCCAACGTGCAGCTGGTCGTGGAGAAGGACGGCAAGAAGGTCGTCACTCGCGTTGGTTACCGCTTCGATGACGAGGGCAACAAGATCCGCGTTGCCAAGCGAACCGGTGAGGACATCTGA
- the rplE gene encoding 50S ribosomal protein L5, whose translation MSETTIENVEKVAPRLKARYNAEIKGQLQEEFSYENVMLIPGLVKVVVNMGVGEAARDSKLIDGAIRDLTAITGQKPAVTKARKSIAQFKLREGQPIGTHVTLRGDRMWEFLDRLVTLALPRIRDFRGLSPKQFDGRGNYTFGLTEQVMFHEIDQDKVDRQRGMDITVVTTAQTDDEGRALLRALGFPFKEA comes from the coding sequence ATGTCTGAGACGACCATCGAGAACGTTGAGAAGGTGGCCCCCCGCCTCAAGGCGCGTTACAACGCCGAGATCAAGGGCCAGCTGCAGGAGGAGTTCTCCTACGAGAACGTCATGTTGATCCCCGGCCTGGTCAAGGTCGTGGTCAACATGGGTGTGGGCGAGGCCGCCCGCGACTCCAAGCTCATTGACGGTGCCATCCGCGACCTCACCGCCATCACCGGCCAGAAGCCGGCGGTGACGAAGGCTCGCAAGTCCATCGCGCAGTTCAAGCTGCGTGAGGGCCAGCCGATCGGCACCCACGTCACCCTCCGTGGTGACCGCATGTGGGAGTTCCTGGACCGTCTGGTGACGCTGGCCCTGCCGCGTATCCGTGACTTCCGTGGCCTCTCCCCGAAGCAGTTCGACGGCCGTGGCAACTACACCTTCGGTCTGACCGAGCAGGTCATGTTCCACGAGATCGACCAGGACAAGGTCGACCGTCAGCGCGGTATGGACATCACCGTCGTGACCACCGCCCAGACCGACGATGAGGGCCGGGCGCTCCTGCGCGCTCTGGGCTTCCCGTTCAAGGAGGCGTAA
- a CDS encoding type Z 30S ribosomal protein S14, producing the protein MAKKSLIAKAERKPKFAVRGYTRCQRCGRPHSVYRKFGLCRVCLREMAHRGELPGVTKSSW; encoded by the coding sequence ATGGCGAAGAAGTCCCTCATCGCGAAGGCCGAGCGTAAGCCGAAGTTCGCTGTCCGCGGTTACACCCGCTGCCAGCGCTGCGGCCGTCCGCACTCGGTGTACCGCAAGTTCGGCCTGTGCCGTGTGTGCCTCCGTGAGATGGCGCACCGCGGCGAGCTGCCGGGCGTGACCAAGAGCTCCTGGTAG
- the rpsH gene encoding 30S ribosomal protein S8: MTMTDPIADMLTRLRNANSAYHDTVAMPASKIKSHVAQILQQEGYISSWKVEEPQEGEVGKKLTIELKFGPNRERSIAGIKRISKPGLRVYAKSTNLPKVLGGLGVAIISTSSGLLTDKQAAKKGVGGEVLAYVW; this comes from the coding sequence ATGACCATGACCGACCCCATCGCAGACATGCTCACGCGTCTGCGTAACGCGAACTCGGCGTACCACGACACCGTGGCGATGCCGGCTAGCAAGATCAAGTCGCACGTCGCGCAGATCCTGCAGCAGGAGGGTTACATCTCCAGCTGGAAGGTCGAGGAGCCGCAGGAGGGCGAGGTCGGCAAGAAGCTGACCATCGAGCTCAAGTTCGGCCCCAACCGTGAGCGCTCGATCGCTGGTATCAAGCGCATCAGCAAGCCGGGCCTGCGGGTCTACGCAAAGTCCACCAACCTGCCGAAGGTCCTCGGCGGCCTGGGCGTGGCGATCATCTCCACGTCTTCGGGTCTCCTCACGGACAAGCAGGCCGCCAAGAAGGGCGTAGGCGGAGAAGTTCTCGCCTACGTCTGGTAA
- the rplF gene encoding 50S ribosomal protein L6 has product MSRIGRLPIPVPAGVDVTIDGQAVSVKGPKGSLTHVVAEPIEIGKDENGTLVVTRPNDERQSKALHGLSRTLVANMITGVTAGYRKSLEISGVGYRVAAKGSSMEFQLGYSHPILIEAPEGISFVVESPTKFHVDGIDKQLVGEVSAKIRKLRKPDPYKAKGVKYAGEVIRRKVGKSGK; this is encoded by the coding sequence ATGTCGCGCATTGGACGGCTGCCCATCCCGGTTCCCGCCGGCGTGGACGTCACCATCGATGGCCAGGCGGTCTCGGTGAAGGGCCCCAAGGGCTCCCTCACCCACGTTGTCGCCGAGCCGATCGAGATCGGCAAGGACGAGAACGGCACTCTGGTTGTCACTCGCCCGAACGACGAGCGTCAGTCGAAGGCCCTGCACGGCCTTTCCCGCACGCTGGTGGCGAACATGATCACCGGCGTGACCGCGGGCTACCGCAAGTCGCTGGAGATCAGCGGTGTTGGTTACCGAGTCGCAGCGAAGGGCTCCAGCATGGAGTTCCAGCTCGGCTACAGCCACCCGATCCTGATCGAGGCCCCGGAGGGCATCTCCTTCGTGGTCGAGTCGCCCACCAAGTTCCACGTGGACGGGATTGACAAGCAGCTGGTCGGCGAGGTTTCGGCCAAGATCCGCAAGCTGCGCAAGCCCGACCCGTACAAGGCCAAGGGCGTCAAGTACGCGGGCGAGGTCATCCGCCGCAAGGTCGGAAAGAGTGGTAAGTAA
- the rplR gene encoding 50S ribosomal protein L18, whose amino-acid sequence MSVSVKIGKGNGYKNAARKRRAIRVRKRVTGTEARPRLVVTRSNRHMVAQVIDDAKGHTLASASTLDVSIKGNEGDKTELAKKVGSLVAERAKAAGIETVVFDRAGNRYAGRIAALADAAREAGLDF is encoded by the coding sequence ATGAGTGTCTCTGTCAAGATCGGCAAGGGCAACGGCTACAAGAACGCCGCCCGCAAGCGCCGCGCGATCCGCGTTCGCAAGCGCGTCACCGGCACCGAGGCGCGTCCGCGTCTCGTGGTGACCCGCTCGAACCGCCACATGGTCGCCCAGGTCATCGACGACGCCAAGGGTCACACCCTGGCTTCGGCGTCCACCCTCGACGTGTCCATCAAGGGCAACGAGGGCGACAAGACCGAGCTGGCCAAGAAGGTCGGGAGCCTGGTCGCCGAGCGCGCCAAGGCCGCCGGCATCGAGACGGTCGTCTTCGACCGCGCGGGTAACCGTTACGCGGGGCGCATCGCCGCCCTGGCGGACGCTGCCCGTGAGGCCGGGCTCGACTTCTAA
- the rpsE gene encoding 30S ribosomal protein S5, translating into MAGPQRRGSGAGGGTGGGERRDRKRDDRGNAPAVEKTAYVERVVAINRVAKVVKGGRRFSFTALVVVGDGDGTVGVGYGKAKEVPAAIAKGVEEAKKNFFKVPRIQGTIPHPIQGEKAAGVVLLKPASPGTGVIAGGPVRAVLECAGVHDILSKSLGSDNAINIVHATVAALKGLVRPEEIAARRGLPLEDVAPAALLRARAAGTAAAAGAGV; encoded by the coding sequence ATGGCTGGACCCCAGCGCCGCGGTAGCGGCGCCGGCGGCGGCACCGGCGGTGGCGAGCGGCGTGACCGTAAGCGTGACGACCGGGGCAACGCCCCCGCCGTCGAGAAGACCGCTTACGTTGAGCGCGTCGTAGCGATCAACCGTGTCGCCAAGGTTGTCAAGGGTGGTCGTCGTTTCAGCTTCACCGCGCTGGTCGTGGTGGGCGACGGTGACGGCACCGTGGGTGTCGGATACGGCAAGGCGAAGGAGGTTCCGGCCGCCATCGCCAAGGGTGTTGAGGAGGCCAAGAAGAACTTCTTCAAGGTCCCCCGTATCCAGGGCACCATCCCGCACCCGATCCAGGGCGAGAAGGCCGCTGGCGTCGTGCTCCTGAAGCCGGCTTCCCCCGGTACCGGTGTTATCGCCGGTGGCCCGGTGCGTGCCGTCCTGGAGTGCGCCGGCGTTCACGACATCCTGTCGAAGTCGCTCGGCTCGGACAACGCGATCAACATCGTGCACGCCACGGTCGCGGCCCTGAAGGGCCTCGTGCGCCCCGAGGAGATCGCTGCCCGTCGTGGCCTGCCGCTGGAGGACGTGGCTCCGGCCGCCCTGCTGCGCGCTCGTGCCGCCGGTACCGCTGCTGCGGCTGGGGCTGGTGTCTGA
- the rpmD gene encoding 50S ribosomal protein L30 yields the protein MARLKITQTKSYIGSKQNHRETLRSLGLKRMHDVVVKEDRPEIRGMAQTVRHLVTVEEVD from the coding sequence ATGGCTCGTCTGAAGATCACCCAGACCAAGTCCTACATCGGTAGCAAGCAGAACCACCGCGAGACGCTGCGCTCGCTGGGTCTGAAGCGCATGCACGATGTGGTCGTCAAGGAGGACCGTCCCGAGATCCGCGGGATGGCCCAGACCGTGCGTCACCTCGTCACGGTCGAGGAGGTTGACTGA
- the rplO gene encoding 50S ribosomal protein L15, with product MADSPLKIHNLRPAPGAKTAKTRVGRGEASKGKTAGRGTKGTKARYQVPQRFEGGQMPLHMRLPKLKGFKNPFKITFQVVNLDKLAELYPQGGEVTVEGLVEKGAVRKNSLVKVLGTGEISVALQVSVDAVSGSAAEKITAAGGTVTELI from the coding sequence ATGGCGGACTCTCCGCTGAAGATCCACAACCTGCGGCCCGCCCCGGGTGCCAAGACCGCCAAGACCCGTGTCGGTCGTGGTGAGGCGTCCAAGGGTAAGACCGCTGGTCGTGGTACCAAGGGCACCAAGGCCCGTTACCAGGTTCCGCAGCGCTTCGAGGGTGGCCAGATGCCCCTCCACATGCGCCTGCCGAAGCTGAAGGGCTTCAAGAACCCCTTCAAGATCACCTTCCAGGTGGTCAACCTCGACAAGCTGGCCGAGCTCTACCCGCAGGGTGGCGAGGTCACGGTCGAGGGTCTCGTCGAGAAGGGCGCGGTTCGCAAGAACTCGCTCGTCAAGGTGCTCGGCACCGGCGAGATCTCCGTCGCGCTGCAGGTCTCGGTGGACGCCGTCTCCGGCTCCGCCGCCGAGAAGATCACCGCTGCCGGCGGGACCGTCACCGAGCTGATCTGA
- the secY gene encoding preprotein translocase subunit SecY — MLSAFARAFKTPDLRKKLLFTLGIMVLFRMGAHIPVPGVNFKAVNECVKQSNSGLFGLVNLFSGGALLQLTIFALGIMPYITASIILQLLTVVIPRLEALKKEGQAGTAKITQYTRYLTIALAILQGTGIVATASNGALFSSCAVGNQVVPDTSVFRIATMVITMTAGTTVIMWLGELITDRGIGNGMSILIFTSIASGFPGNLWSIKKAGKIGGGWFDFFAVLAVGIVVVVLVIFVEQAQRRIPVQYAKRMIGRRAFGGTSTYIPLKVNQAGVIPVIFASSLLYIPALVAQLTNSKASWAVWVQNNFTKGDHPAYMIAYFVLIVFFAFFYVAISFNPEEVADNMKKYGGFIPGIRAGRPTAEYLNYVLTRITWPGSLYLGLIALIPMIGLVALNASTTIPFGGTSILIIVGVGLETVKQIESQLQQRNYEGFLR, encoded by the coding sequence GTGCTCAGTGCGTTCGCGCGGGCGTTCAAGACGCCCGACCTGCGCAAGAAGCTGCTGTTCACGCTGGGCATCATGGTGCTGTTCCGGATGGGTGCGCACATCCCCGTCCCCGGCGTCAACTTCAAAGCCGTGAACGAGTGCGTGAAGCAGAGCAACAGCGGCCTCTTCGGCCTCGTCAACCTGTTCAGCGGCGGTGCGCTGCTGCAGTTGACGATTTTTGCGCTCGGCATCATGCCGTACATCACCGCCAGCATCATCCTGCAGCTGCTGACCGTCGTGATCCCGCGACTGGAGGCGCTGAAGAAGGAGGGCCAGGCCGGTACGGCGAAGATCACCCAGTACACCCGTTACCTGACCATCGCGCTGGCGATCCTGCAGGGCACCGGCATCGTGGCGACCGCCTCCAACGGCGCGCTCTTCTCCAGCTGCGCGGTCGGCAACCAGGTCGTCCCGGACACCTCGGTCTTCCGGATCGCCACCATGGTCATCACGATGACCGCCGGTACCACGGTGATCATGTGGCTCGGTGAGCTGATCACCGACCGCGGCATCGGCAACGGCATGTCGATCCTGATCTTCACCTCGATCGCCTCCGGCTTCCCCGGCAACCTGTGGTCGATCAAGAAGGCCGGCAAGATCGGCGGCGGCTGGTTCGACTTCTTCGCCGTCCTGGCGGTCGGCATCGTCGTGGTGGTGCTGGTCATCTTCGTGGAGCAGGCCCAGCGCCGGATCCCGGTGCAGTACGCCAAGCGCATGATCGGGCGGCGGGCCTTCGGCGGTACCTCGACCTACATCCCGCTCAAGGTGAACCAGGCCGGTGTCATCCCGGTCATCTTCGCCTCCTCGCTGCTGTACATCCCCGCGCTGGTCGCGCAGTTGACCAACAGCAAGGCGAGCTGGGCGGTCTGGGTCCAGAACAACTTCACCAAGGGTGACCACCCGGCGTACATGATCGCGTACTTCGTGCTGATCGTGTTCTTCGCCTTCTTCTACGTCGCGATCTCCTTCAACCCCGAAGAAGTTGCCGACAATATGAAGAAGTATGGTGGCTTCATCCCGGGCATCCGGGCTGGTCGCCCGACGGCCGAGTACCTGAACTACGTGCTGACCCGCATCACCTGGCCGGGTTCGCTCTACCTGGGCCTCATCGCGTTGATCCCGATGATCGGCCTGGTTGCCCTCAACGCGAGCACCACCATCCCGTTCGGCGGCACCAGCATCCTCATCATCGTCGGCGTCGGACTCGAAACTGTGAAGCAGATCGAGAGCCAGCTCCAGCAGCGTAATTACGAAGGGTTCCTCCGCTGA
- a CDS encoding adenylate kinase gives MRIVLVGPPGAGKGTQAHVLAKTLSIPHISTGDLFRANISQSTPLGLEAKGYMDKGQLVPDEVTIGMAKDRLLQPDAENGFLLDGFPRNLAQAKALDEHLTEQGIALNGVLDLEVPEDEVVKRIAGRRLCRNEGSHVFHVVYNPPAVEGVCDHCGGELYQRSDDTEEAVRTRLEVYHTETEPIIDYYRQQDLVTTISALGKVDEVTQRAVDALRARTQG, from the coding sequence ATGCGTATCGTCCTCGTCGGACCTCCCGGGGCCGGAAAGGGTACTCAGGCGCACGTGCTCGCCAAGACCCTGTCCATTCCCCACATCTCCACCGGTGACCTGTTCCGGGCCAACATCAGCCAGAGCACCCCGCTGGGGCTCGAGGCCAAGGGCTACATGGACAAGGGTCAGCTCGTACCGGACGAGGTGACCATCGGGATGGCCAAGGACCGCCTCCTGCAGCCGGATGCCGAAAACGGCTTCCTGCTCGACGGTTTCCCGCGCAACCTGGCCCAGGCCAAGGCGCTGGACGAGCACCTGACCGAGCAGGGCATCGCCCTGAACGGTGTGCTCGACCTGGAGGTCCCCGAGGACGAGGTCGTCAAGCGGATCGCCGGTCGCCGGCTGTGCCGCAACGAGGGCAGCCACGTCTTCCACGTGGTCTACAACCCGCCGGCCGTCGAGGGCGTCTGCGACCACTGCGGTGGCGAGCTGTACCAGCGCTCGGACGACACCGAGGAAGCGGTGCGGACCCGGCTCGAGGTCTACCACACGGAGACCGAGCCGATCATCGACTACTACCGCCAGCAGGACCTGGTCACCACCATCTCGGCGCTCGGCAAGGTCGACGAGGTGACCCAGCGCGCGGTCGACGCGCTGCGCGCACGCACGCAGGGCTGA